The following coding sequences lie in one Porphyromonas asaccharolytica DSM 20707 genomic window:
- a CDS encoding tetratricopeptide repeat protein, with amino-acid sequence MVTDDIYQLISEHQIAAAVKLLGEQMQSHVRIPVEQRDRYHSAKRILETMLQYLESPIQDPELETNYSYLLRTLYEVTDALRDTEWLAQSPQYEKQSKYYSLLLDNGGLSMVVEQLTLQSNLATVDRPRYDELVTRLSMGLLYTQEWSDEISSSLDQLDDYVQQAALTAVTLSLLRSWHWGKLCWLLAKLMKTQGEQTMVRIRTVVGVLLVGELYSSRLALYEEQLPYTLQQIGEAITLEEYDMVWSHRLRMKYTPQVVEYVQKLFGRFNSPEFQQRFQEIISSTGDREGPATFESVFGDEEELLPLVDDVQDGYEALKRLVARGFDVNAFATSSLLQGPFFDDEAHWLIPFDLQHSSLGAVMAQFSNEYQLGEDQLMTLLRESIFQQVDIDFYGSIFRISQLPGQVLQGISQGVLAMENVINRTPYLRPQERRLLAAEDYTKALQGYICQLARIYSFIGAKVAAETPFEIRFGKLNPFAQKQTEELYDKHLDLLRAYCVQTKEYAGEQAAIQFQLGRTSEPEARAQLMYRLAQTYYEEEKYMQAYFVMQQIPPQLLSGETSPLFIAQILYRMEQPGLAIALLEQVRQHAEPAKPSLAILRLLGVLYVKLRLYDKALPLLLQCEFEDEHPDTLYPLIAWCLMMAQRWDEAKAYASRPVTSYDQLDKDSLELQYKEFTPLLPALFTLIGGDLQGTLQALGKLLATADEHQQKRLISVYGECMYDLQQLGVPSHLLELIQTWLHQRINTF; translated from the coding sequence ATGGTTACAGACGACATCTACCAGCTCATCTCTGAGCATCAGATCGCCGCAGCCGTCAAGCTACTAGGCGAGCAGATGCAGTCTCATGTGCGTATTCCTGTGGAGCAGCGTGATCGCTACCACTCGGCAAAGCGTATCCTAGAGACGATGCTGCAATACCTAGAGTCGCCGATACAAGATCCAGAACTGGAGACTAACTACAGCTACCTGCTCCGGACGCTCTACGAGGTGACCGATGCTCTGAGAGATACCGAGTGGTTAGCTCAATCGCCTCAGTACGAAAAGCAGTCGAAGTACTACTCCCTACTGCTGGACAATGGTGGGCTCTCGATGGTTGTCGAGCAACTGACACTTCAGTCCAACCTGGCCACAGTAGACCGTCCGCGCTACGACGAGCTGGTTACAAGGCTCTCGATGGGACTACTCTACACACAGGAGTGGAGCGATGAGATCTCCTCTTCACTAGATCAGCTCGACGACTATGTACAGCAGGCAGCACTCACAGCTGTCACCCTATCTTTGCTACGCTCGTGGCATTGGGGCAAGCTTTGCTGGCTCCTCGCTAAGCTCATGAAGACACAAGGCGAGCAGACGATGGTGCGCATTCGTACCGTCGTCGGGGTGCTACTCGTTGGTGAACTATATAGTAGCCGTCTAGCACTCTACGAGGAGCAGCTTCCCTATACGCTCCAGCAGATCGGCGAGGCGATTACCCTCGAGGAGTATGACATGGTCTGGAGCCATCGCCTGCGCATGAAGTATACGCCACAGGTTGTAGAGTATGTGCAGAAGCTCTTCGGGCGATTCAACAGCCCTGAGTTTCAGCAACGCTTTCAGGAGATTATCTCCTCAACAGGTGATAGAGAGGGTCCAGCCACCTTCGAGAGTGTCTTCGGGGATGAGGAGGAGTTACTGCCCCTCGTAGACGATGTACAGGATGGGTACGAAGCGCTAAAGCGGCTCGTGGCACGAGGCTTCGATGTCAATGCCTTTGCGACTAGCTCGCTCCTGCAGGGGCCTTTCTTTGACGATGAGGCGCACTGGCTCATCCCGTTTGACCTGCAGCACAGTTCGCTAGGAGCTGTGATGGCTCAGTTTAGCAATGAGTACCAGCTCGGTGAGGATCAGCTGATGACGCTACTGCGGGAGTCTATCTTCCAGCAGGTAGACATAGACTTCTACGGCTCCATCTTTAGGATTAGCCAGTTGCCTGGTCAGGTGCTACAAGGCATCTCGCAGGGCGTCCTAGCTATGGAGAATGTGATCAACCGTACCCCTTACCTCCGTCCACAAGAGCGGCGACTGCTAGCAGCGGAAGACTATACGAAAGCATTGCAAGGGTATATCTGTCAGCTGGCACGCATCTATAGCTTCATTGGAGCAAAGGTGGCAGCAGAGACTCCCTTTGAGATACGCTTTGGCAAGCTCAACCCCTTTGCCCAAAAGCAAACAGAGGAGCTATACGACAAGCATCTCGACTTGCTACGAGCTTATTGCGTTCAGACGAAAGAGTATGCCGGCGAGCAAGCTGCCATACAGTTTCAGCTCGGACGCACTTCAGAACCTGAGGCTCGTGCTCAGCTCATGTACCGCCTCGCACAGACCTACTACGAGGAGGAGAAGTACATGCAGGCTTACTTCGTCATGCAGCAGATTCCTCCGCAGCTACTATCGGGCGAGACCAGTCCGCTCTTTATTGCACAGATACTCTACCGCATGGAGCAACCAGGTCTTGCGATCGCATTGCTAGAGCAAGTGCGCCAGCATGCAGAGCCAGCGAAGCCTTCACTCGCTATCTTACGACTACTCGGCGTACTCTATGTGAAGCTCCGTCTCTACGACAAGGCACTCCCGTTGTTGCTACAATGCGAATTTGAGGACGAGCATCCCGACACGCTCTATCCACTCATCGCTTGGTGCCTCATGATGGCGCAGCGATGGGATGAGGCAAAGGCTTATGCCAGTCGCCCCGTCACCTCATACGACCAGCTGGACAAAGACTCTCTCGAGCTTCAATACAAAGAGTTCACTCCCCTACTGCCTGCTCTCTTTACGCTCATCGGTGGAGACCTACAGGGCACGCTACAAGCTCTAGGTAAGCTCCTCGCCACTGCTGACGAGCATCAGCAGAAGAGACTTATCTCCGTCTACGGAGAGTGCATGTACGACCTGCAGCAGCTAGGCGTGCCGAGTCATCTGCTGGAGCTGATACAGACTTGGCTTCATCAGCGCATAAACACTTTCTAA